Within Telopea speciosissima isolate NSW1024214 ecotype Mountain lineage chromosome 8, Tspe_v1, whole genome shotgun sequence, the genomic segment TCCTATTCTTCATCCTTCACCATCTAAAACTTAATATTGGCACTACTTTGATGTTTATCTTCCTTTAACTGTTTGATTTTATGTGGCAGCATGCTATTACGTGGTCTTACTTTGACCGAGACTGATGGAGATCTTGAGGTAACACAACTATCAGTGAACCTAGAACAATTATTTAACccccaaccaccccccccccccccaaaaaaaaaaagaactgaacTTGGAGATTTTGTCTCTGTTGATTGGACTATGCCCTTTTTATTCTCTCAAAACTACCGCCGCTTGGCACAATGTGATCAGGATAGAACATAGGTTGTTATCGCTTGCTACACTGAAAATTATGCAGCTAATGCGTTTTGATTGCAGACTTGTTGCAGAGCTGCTAGTGTTCTTACTTACATACTGAAGGATAATATCCAGTGCAAGGAATgggtaattctctctctctctctctctccaaacccacctcccccctccccccctcccccaaaaaaaaaaacatttttttttggtttttttccctcttctctctcccattttggaTGTGACCAAGTAAAAGTAAACATATACTTTATGGAAGCATTGTCATGGAAAGCCATAGAGCATTTCAGAGATTCTGAGCTCATTGCAATCCATTTCTTCAAGGTTTCAGGAAACCCGCAATTCTGAAACTAGGATTGAATGGGTAGAAAGCAGCTTCTTCTGATTATACTTGTCTAATTATCTGTTTCAACATTTCAGGTCATACAAATTGAAATTGAAGCACCAATGTCATCCTTGGGTGCCCCAGAGCCACTCTTGCACCTCATAGTAAAGTATCTGGTTCTTGCCGCCTCcttgaaaaagaaggaaaatgatcacaaaaacaaaaaatcgaCTTCAGTTGGAGATTCATATATACAACCCATTATCTTGCAACTCCTAGTCACTTGGCTGGCAGATTGTCCTAGAGCAGTTCATTCCTTTCTAGATTCAAGGCCTCACCTCACAATTCTGCTTGAACTGGTGTCAAGCCCTTCTGCTACTGTGTGTGTAAGGGGTTTGGCCGCTGTTCTTTTAGGTGAATGTGTTATCTACAACAAATTTGGTGACAGTGCCAAGGATTCTTTTATGGTGGTAGATGCCATTAGCCAGAAGATAGGGCTGACCTCATACTTGCTCAAGTTTGATGAGATGCAGAAAAGTTTCCTTTTTGCCTCGGCAAAGGCGGCCCGACTGTGTAAGTCACTGACTAGATCTAATGCTGCTAGTATGGTGGAGATTAAAGAAGTTGATGACATTGATGGGACCAGTCAGAAGCAGGATGAGCATCCAATTCTCACATCACTCTTCGATGCTCAATTTGTCAATTTTGTTAAGAGGCTGGAGAAACATATTAGAGACAGCATTGTGGAAATTTACAGTCGCCCAAAGAATAGCGTAGTGGTGGTGCCAGCAGAGTTGGAACAGAAGAGTGGGGAGAGCGATGGGGACTATATAAAACGGCTAAAGTCATTTGTAGAGAAGCAGTGTATTGAGATGCAGGTACCTATTGTAGCTTGTCTTTGCTTTTCTTTCCTCATATCAAGGTCAACTCTATTATGCATGACTCTTATTGTGGTACACATTTTATCTTCCTTTTCTATATCATCATGCCTGCATGTACATATCCCTATTTCTGAATTGTTCGGACATGGTCTGTTAGGATCTTCTTGGTCGGAATGCAACTCTGGCCCAGGAATTGATGGAAGCTGGTGGAGGTGATGCTTCCGGATCTGATCAGAGGGCTTCAAGTGGAGGACTGGAGAGGGTCCAGACTGAGACTCTCCGCAGAGATCTTCAGGAAGGAATGCAACGGGTTGAGGTGCTCAAGACAGAAAAGGCTAAGATTGAGGCTGATGCATCCATGTATTGCAACCTAGCGAGTAAGCTGGAAGCTGATCTGAAGAGCCTCTCTGATGCGTACAACAGTCTTGAACAAGAAAACTTTAGGTTGGAATCGGAGGTAAATGCGTTGAGGAAAGGAGAACCATACCCAGACGTTGAGGCACTAAAGGCTGAGGCAAGAGAAGAAGCCCAGAAGGAGAGTGAGGCAGAACTGAGTGATCTGCTAGTTTGCCTTGGACAGGAGCAGAGCAAGGTGGAGAAGCTGACAATAAAGTTGAAAGAGTTGGGGGAGGATGTCGACTCACTCCTAGATGGTGTTGGAGATGACATTGGGCTAccagatgatgaagaagaggacgaCTGACTGATCAGACCTGCTGTGTATTTTCTTGCTTGTTTCAAACTTGTTACTTCAATTGAATGGAGTGATTATAGTGTCAACAAAGACCTTTGTTTATAGTGAATCATTCATATTGTTATACCATTGGATGTATAAAGCTAGTGGAGAATTATGAATTGGGTAAAATTATTCCACGGGTTTATTATCTTGAAGATATCCTTTTGTACAGGTAATGAAGGATGATAACAGTTG encodes:
- the LOC122670789 gene encoding golgin candidate 6-like isoform X1, yielding MDLVSGYKGVVGLVFGNESSASSEDSSYVERLLDRISNGVLAEDRRTAIAELQSVVAESHSAQLAFGAMGFPVLMGVLKEERDDVEMVRGALETLISALTPIDHTRGPKNEVQATLMNSDLLSREAEDISLLLSLLAEEDFYVRYYTLQLLTALLTYSPNRLQEAILTTPRGITRLMDMLMDREVIRNEALLLLTHLTREAEEIQKIVVFEGAFEKIFSIIKEEGGSEGGVVVQDCLELLNNLIRNNGSNQILLRETIGFEPLISILRLRGSVYNFTQQKAVNLLSALESIELLLMGGREAGPGKDVDRLTNQTVLCQKKVLDYLLMLGVESQWAAVAVRCAALRCIGDLVARNPQNLDTLASKLLGDEPDVEPALNSILRILLRTSSLQEFIAADYIFKCFCETNADGQAMLASTMIPQPQSMTHAPEDVKMSFGSMLLRGLTLTETDGDLETCCRAASVLTYILKDNIQCKEWVIQIEIEAPMSSLGAPEPLLHLIVKYLVLAASLKKKENDHKNKKSTSVGDSYIQPIILQLLVTWLADCPRAVHSFLDSRPHLTILLELVSSPSATVCVRGLAAVLLGECVIYNKFGDSAKDSFMVVDAISQKIGLTSYLLKFDEMQKSFLFASAKAARLCKSLTRSNAASMVEIKEVDDIDGTSQKQDEHPILTSLFDAQFVNFVKRLEKHIRDSIVEIYSRPKNSVVVVPAELEQKSGESDGDYIKRLKSFVEKQCIEMQDLLGRNATLAQELMEAGGGDASGSDQRASSGGLERVQTETLRRDLQEGMQRVEVLKTEKAKIEADASMYCNLASKLEADLKSLSDAYNSLEQENFRLESEVNALRKGEPYPDVEALKAEAREEAQKESEAELSDLLVCLGQEQSKVEKLTIKLKELGEDVDSLLDGVGDDIGLPDDEEEDD
- the LOC122670789 gene encoding golgin candidate 6-like isoform X3; this encodes MDLVSGYKGVVGLVFGNESSASSEDSSYVERLLDRISNGVLAEDRRTAIAELQSVVAESHSAQLAFGAMGFPVLMGVLKEERDDVEMVRGALETLISALTPIDHTRGPKNEVQATLMNSDLLSREAEDISLLLSLLAEEDFYVRYYTLQLLTALLTYSPNRLQEAILTTPRGITRLMDMLMDREVIRNEALLLLTHLTREAEEIQKIVVFEGAFEKIFSIIKEEGGSEGGVVVQDCLELLNNLIRNNGSNQILLRETIGFEPLISILRLRGSVYNFTQQKAVNLLSALESIELLLMGGREAGPGKDVDRLTNQTVLCQKVLDYLLMLGVESQWAAVAVRCAALRCIGDLVARNPQNLDTLASKLLGDEPDVEPALNSILRILLRTSSLQEFIAADYIFKCFCETNADGQAMLASTMIPQPQSMTHAPEDVKMSFGSMLLRGLTLTETDGDLETCCRAASVLTYILKDNIQCKEWVIQIEIEAPMSSLGAPEPLLHLIVKYLVLAASLKKKENDHKNKKSTSVGDSYIQPIILQLLVTWLADCPRAVHSFLDSRPHLTILLELVSSPSATVCVRGLAAVLLGECVIYNKFGDSAKDSFMVVDAISQKIGLTSYLLKFDEMQKSFLFASAKAARLCKSLTRSNAASMVEIKEVDDIDGTSQKQDEHPILTSLFDAQFVNFVKRLEKHIRDSIVEIYSRPKNSVVVVPAELEQKSGESDGDYIKRLKSFVEKQCIEMQDLLGRNATLAQELMEAGGGDASGSDQRASSGGLERVQTETLRRDLQEGMQRVEVLKTEKAKIEADASMYCNLASKLEADLKSLSDAYNSLEQENFRLESEVNALRKGEPYPDVEALKAEAREEAQKESEAELSDLLVCLGQEQSKVEKLTIKLKELGEDVDSLLDGVGDDIGLPDDEEEDD
- the LOC122670789 gene encoding golgin candidate 6-like isoform X2; protein product: MDLVSGYKGVVGLVFGNESSASSEDSYVERLLDRISNGVLAEDRRTAIAELQSVVAESHSAQLAFGAMGFPVLMGVLKEERDDVEMVRGALETLISALTPIDHTRGPKNEVQATLMNSDLLSREAEDISLLLSLLAEEDFYVRYYTLQLLTALLTYSPNRLQEAILTTPRGITRLMDMLMDREVIRNEALLLLTHLTREAEEIQKIVVFEGAFEKIFSIIKEEGGSEGGVVVQDCLELLNNLIRNNGSNQILLRETIGFEPLISILRLRGSVYNFTQQKAVNLLSALESIELLLMGGREAGPGKDVDRLTNQTVLCQKKVLDYLLMLGVESQWAAVAVRCAALRCIGDLVARNPQNLDTLASKLLGDEPDVEPALNSILRILLRTSSLQEFIAADYIFKCFCETNADGQAMLASTMIPQPQSMTHAPEDVKMSFGSMLLRGLTLTETDGDLETCCRAASVLTYILKDNIQCKEWVIQIEIEAPMSSLGAPEPLLHLIVKYLVLAASLKKKENDHKNKKSTSVGDSYIQPIILQLLVTWLADCPRAVHSFLDSRPHLTILLELVSSPSATVCVRGLAAVLLGECVIYNKFGDSAKDSFMVVDAISQKIGLTSYLLKFDEMQKSFLFASAKAARLCKSLTRSNAASMVEIKEVDDIDGTSQKQDEHPILTSLFDAQFVNFVKRLEKHIRDSIVEIYSRPKNSVVVVPAELEQKSGESDGDYIKRLKSFVEKQCIEMQDLLGRNATLAQELMEAGGGDASGSDQRASSGGLERVQTETLRRDLQEGMQRVEVLKTEKAKIEADASMYCNLASKLEADLKSLSDAYNSLEQENFRLESEVNALRKGEPYPDVEALKAEAREEAQKESEAELSDLLVCLGQEQSKVEKLTIKLKELGEDVDSLLDGVGDDIGLPDDEEEDD